CGTGGTGAGTGCGGTGTTCTTCCTTGCGGTGCCGGTGCTGAACGCCCTCTTTTTTGACAAGGGCGCCAAGGCGGAAAAGCAGCTGGAAACCGTCACCGAGGTAGAAGTCCTGGTGAGCGAGAAAAAGCCGGAGGTAAAACAGAAGGTCATCCGCACCATCGTGAACCCCAATCCCTTCAAGATATCCTCCAACATGGGAGTCTCCCGCAGCCAGAATTTCCAGATGGACTTGTCCTTGGCCCGCGGTGCTGCAGGGGACGGCGTGGCCGTTGGCACGGGCTCCATGGAAAACGTGGTTTACGAGGCAGGCGAGGTGGACGAACAGGCACAGCCCCTGAAAGAGGTGCAGCCCGCCTTCCCCGAAAAGGCGAAGAAGCTTGGCCTCTCGGGCTACGTGAAGGTCTATATCGTCATCGACGTCTACGGGGACGTGGCCCAGGCAAGCATCATGAGCCAGGACCCGGCAGGCTACGGATTCGATACCGAAGCCCTGAAGGCCGTGCGTCAATGGAAATTCTCTCCCGCTAAACTTGGCGGTTACCCTGTGGCGCAAAAGGCCACGAAGGAGTTCCGCTTTGTCAAATGATTTTAATTACAAATTGAGAGAGGTTCTGTCTCGGGTGAAAACATCACGCGGGCGGGGCCCCAGCTCGGAGTTGCGAAGGCCGCACGGGCCCCTCCCTGCACCCTCCCCATCCTTGGCCGACGCTGCAACAGGTCAAAAAAGTTTATTGAGCAGTAGAAATGCTTTTGTTCGGGTTGTTTACAGCATAGTTGCATGTCTTGTAATGTTTCTAGCAACACCGCTTTTTGCGGCCGAGGATTATTTTTTCAAGGCCAACGAACTCTACGACCAGGGAAAATTCAAGGAGGCGGTGCCGCTGTACCGTGCCGCCATTGACGAGGGCCGTTACGAGCCTTTTGCCTGGTTCAATTTAGGGAACGCCATGGTCCAGCTGGACCGCAAGCAGGTGGCCCTGGTGGCCTACAAGCGCACCGTGGAACTGTTGCCCACCTTCGAGAAGGCCTGGATGCTCATGGGGGACCTCTATTACCTGAGTGGAGACGTGGGGGAGGCCATCGCGTCTTATAACCGGGCCATTGAACTTGGGGTGGAATCGGACCACGTGCACTTTGCCCTGGCGGAATGCTACCTGAAGGGGCGCGACTGGACTTTGGCCCAGAAAAACTTCGAGCGGGCGCTGGCCCTGAACCCCGACCGCATGGACGCCTGGTACGGCCTTGCCGAAGTTTACGAGAAACTGGGCGACTACGAATACGCCATCAAGACGCTGCAGAACGCCCTTCAGATGACCGCCACCGCTGGGGCCGATGTCCACTTTACGCTGGCCTATTACTACCGCAGCATGGATTCCACCAGGCTTTCCCTGAACGAGATGGAAAACGGCCTGCTGATGGACCCGGAAAACGTTTCTGCCAGGCGCTACCTGGCCCAGATGTATGTGCAGAACAATTCGCCCTGGATGGCCATTTTCACCCTGGAAGAGGGACTCCGCCACAAGAAGGGCAAGGGCGATTTGAACCTGGATTTGGGACAGATTTATTTTAACCAGAAACGCTACGACGAAGCCTTCGAATGCTACATGAAGGCCTGGCTTGCCGGAAATTCCCAGGGCC
Above is a genomic segment from Fibrobacter sp. containing:
- a CDS encoding tetratricopeptide repeat protein, which codes for MADAATGQKSLLSSRNAFVRVVYSIVACLVMFLATPLFAAEDYFFKANELYDQGKFKEAVPLYRAAIDEGRYEPFAWFNLGNAMVQLDRKQVALVAYKRTVELLPTFEKAWMLMGDLYYLSGDVGEAIASYNRAIELGVESDHVHFALAECYLKGRDWTLAQKNFERALALNPDRMDAWYGLAEVYEKLGDYEYAIKTLQNALQMTATAGADVHFTLAYYYRSMDSTRLSLNEMENGLLMDPENVSARRYLAQMYVQNNSPWMAIFTLEEGLRHKKGKGDLNLDLGQIYFNQKRYDEAFECYMKAWLAGNSQGRIGAENVGHVYSNAGDIEKAESLYKRIREKK
- a CDS encoding energy transducer TonB: MLDFLAKYLRFPVAFVLSFVVSAVFFLAVPVLNALFFDKGAKAEKQLETVTEVEVLVSEKKPEVKQKVIRTIVNPNPFKISSNMGVSRSQNFQMDLSLARGAAGDGVAVGTGSMENVVYEAGEVDEQAQPLKEVQPAFPEKAKKLGLSGYVKVYIVIDVYGDVAQASIMSQDPAGYGFDTEALKAVRQWKFSPAKLGGYPVAQKATKEFRFVK